The Scleropages formosus chromosome 15, fSclFor1.1, whole genome shotgun sequence genomic sequence TGCGAGCGGTCCTATAAAGCGGAAAGGGCTGCGCTCTACTCTAAGTGACCCGAGTCCGTGCTCAACGTTTCACTTGGCCTCGCAGTTTCACTTCGGGGTTTGTGTGATTAGGAAACGAGCGGCGTGTTTGTTTCAGTTCCAGGCCTCCAGGCCAACGGGGGCCTCGCACCAGGCCCTACGCTCGCCGAGAAGGCGCACGAACCCGGGACGCACGAACGCAACTTTGGCCGACGGCATCGGTCAGCCGCTGCAGATCGCCTGTCGCCGATGGCTTTGGAGGGACCTCAGACTAGGGTGCTGGACACCTAGGAGCCCTCGTGGCCCCACTGGTGTCATTCTAAGCCATACTGCCCCTCGCTGGTGTAGAACCCCTGGCAAAAACCTGGGCAGCCGGGAAACGCCTCTCCTTTTGGTGAAGTGTTGTGCCACAGACCTCATTAAATCCAAGAGGCTTAGCGCCAATGAACCACTTGAGAATTATCAAATAAACTCCGCGCTAAGTGTTAACGCTTTACTGACTCGGGCAGTGTGCCGGAGCTCACCCATCACCGTGTACCGCAAGACTGAGACACAAACACGAAGGAGAGGCGGGGCCCCGAGGCGGAGGGCGTGGCCCCGAGACGGAGAGATCGTGTCAACACGCTGCAACGGGCAGAATCTAGTACCACACCGCTCCACTCGACTACTCCGCAAGCTCTAAATCAGCCTTTCCCTCAAAgaaaaacacgcacacactgccACATCCGTGTCCCTGTTGCCACAGCAACTGCTTACTTTCCATGTCAACTGCAACCCAGTTTCTATGGAGACAcgtatacaaaaaaaaaaaaaaaaaaaaccctttgcgGCACGGCCGAGGACCAGATGGCAGCGAACTGTGCAAGTCACATGGATCAGCTTTACTGTTCAGACTgggagagacacagacacacacacacaacacgaaagcttgcgcgcgcgcgcacacacacacacacacacacacacacacacacacacacacagaaaggagaACTAAAATTCTGAAGCAAAAGCCGGGATCGATACCAAGTTAACCCCTAACGTGTCCTAATTCTCACCGCTTTTCAGCATTCTATTCAGGTTCACTAAGAGActtaaagcaaacattaaaaagagGATTCCGCTCCCATAAAACAATACGAAACTGCTCGGCAGCCTGGTTTCTCTGGGTGTGTGATTCAGCTCTCGCCAACAGGCGCATGCACTGACTCACGCTCCCCTCAGTCCTCCCCTTCCACCGTCTCGCACTCTCAGGCATCCTCAAGAAGACCTTAACCGACAGCTGACTAAGTGTGCATTCTCGCAGTCGCACAACAATCCCGTATTTCCCAACAAACATGTGCGCCTCGAGTTTGGAACAGCTACATACTCGATGCAGCACCACGAAACAAACCCCAACGAATACGTCCCCGCAACAGCTCAGGTACGGAGCGCGTCGCCTTACCTGACTTCTGTCCTTGTCCACCTTTTTGAAACACTTATTAAGGGACAGGTTGTGTCGGACCGAGTTTTTCCACCCTGTGGGGGCATTGGCAAAGTAGGGGAAATGTTCAAGAATCCAGTTGTAAATATCCTTCACGGGCAGCCTCTTGGAGGGAGAGTCCTCGATGGCCATGAAGATGAGGCAGCTGAAGGAGTAGGGGGGCTTGCAGTTGGGGTTGTGCTTGGCGTCGTAGGGCAGGTCCGAGGGCGCCGGCGAGGGCGGCGTGtcgtcctccagctcctgcaaGGGGCTGACGCTGCGGAGTACCTGGTCGCCGAAGCTGTTGAGCAGGTTCTTGCTCTCGTGGAGCCAATTGAGGTTGGTCAGCTCCTCGTCCTCCATGTGAGGCTTGGCCAGCGGGACGTCCACGTCCTCCGCCTCCTGCAGGGCCCGGCTGAGCGTACGCGCCCCGCATAAGGGGCTCAGGCCGCTGGCCACGCCGATGCCGGAACCTTCCGGCTTTTTGCTGGGGGGCATGACGGGACCCATGAAGAGCTGGACACCTGCAGCAAAAGGCAGAATGGCGAGTCAGcgtgcagtcctgctctcgacCCTGGCCCGGCACAGTGCCTGATCTACCTGGGCCAACCGGGCAACGCCACGTTCGGCAGAAACGCCGAAACCCGGCCCGGCTACACGTGGATAAACGCGCAGGGATTCCGTACATCTGACTACGCAGTCCATCCCCTCCAGAGCGCAAGTGCAGGAACCAAAAGCAAGCGTCGCCGTGTTCTCTCAGCGACAGCGTCGGAATGCGTAGAATGCTGGAGCTCTCAGGAGGAAGAGGGAATCTTGCCCAAAGATGCTAATCTGGCTGTAATTTTTCGTGACCCGGACAGTACTCGATCGCCCACCTCACGCACGCAATCTCACAGAGCGCCAGCTAGTCACAGGACAGCAGTCATTCGCAACTCCCGTCTCCCGCTCGGCCATCGGGATCACTTCAGCATCACCAAAATCACTAATGTAAACGGAACAGGATCCATCGGGGGGAGCAATTAAAATGGATTTGGCGGCTTTCATCCGGCAACGaagctgaaatgttttgaaCTGTTACCTTCTGATTCCACTGTCAGTTTGATCTATTAGCAGCTGTCACAGGCTCGCTGGAAGCTGGCCTCTCAGCCTATCTAATTAAACTAACAGTCATGTTCGTATGGTCTAATCCCTTGATTTCCCAGGATTTGTTAACCACAGCAGTCGCTGAAAAATATCAGCTGGCAATAAAACTCCTAATGCGGGTTCAGACAGGACAGACGACACCACGGGTGGTTTTTACACTGCAGCGAACGTGTAGCACGCCGCATCTGCTCTCCTCTACAGCAAAGGAGGCCAGGAGAGGGCCTGACCCTCGGAAGCTCTCGATTCGGACCCGCGCAACGTCTCGTGGCCGCGAAGGGCGCGGAGCAGAGCCGCCTCTTACCAGACGGGCCTACCGCGGAACACGACGTAGCGTCAGAAGATGCGCAGACCCACGTTCTCGCATCAAAGTGCACTGGGGTTTAGTGCTCCCCATACCCTGCATTTCTGGAGACGATGAGCGCCGAAGAAAGGTTTTCACCTCTTTACGTTACGCAGCGCGGAGACGCCACGGCCGAAACAAATTCATTAGCATCACCCTGCTAATGAGATGCCAATTATAAACCTTACGGACGGTAACGATGGCTTCAGCacgcaaattaaaaaaaaaaaaaaagggccacGGTGTACCCACAGAGCACTTTTCTCACTCTTCCCAGCAGCTGAAGTGCGGCCGGATGCAAATctcaaaaaaacacaataagagTGCAGCAAAAAAGTCAATCAACTTGGGCTGCTCCTCTTGCCACAGTCAGGCGCTGCTCACACACTCAAATGGGAACATGGTGGCAAACGGTGCGGGTGCGGGACTCCTTCGACAAGGTGAGACAAAAGGAGGAGGTTCATCATGCGGGAACACAtctcaacacaaacacagacagaggcGCTCGCTCACTGCAAGTCCACTTTGGCCTCCGCAAGGGAGCCGCGCTCCCGCGAGTCTTTGAACGGGAAAATTATATTATAGCTGACAGTAAAGTCATTTAATTGCacagttgccatgacaacacGCTGCTCTGTTTGGGCCTAATTTGCTTAACTGCCAACCGCATCCCCAAAGGACCCCGCGCATCATTCTTTCGCCGTTCTTTTGTGCTCCGAACAAACTTGCGGAGGGCACCTCGCGAGCGCGTCCCCGGCTGGCGGCACgagcctcgcctcgcctcgcatCCTCGCTTCTTCATGGACGCGCGTCACCCGATCCGCTCCACTCCTTCAGTCACATTCCACGCCAGCACCGCACGTGCACCTTTTCTCACAGTCTCCGCGCGCGCCTGCTTCATTTTCGCCAATTAGGAGCTCTGCGAACGTCTGCGCGATATTCGCGAAGAAGAGAAGTGAGCAAAAATGACAACAACGCGGTACACGACCGTACGGCCAGGGATCACGGGTCGGGTCTCGTATTTCAAGAGGGCGGCGAGCAGCTGGGAGCGCAAACTTTCTGACCACATTCACAGACGGTTACTCCTTCGACGGCATTTAACGCGTCCGCTCGAGGCGCGCAGCCGCCGGAGCCCCGCGCGCTCCGCCGCCGTCTGCCTGCCTGGTGCGCGTGACGAAGTCGCTCGCTCCCCCGTTCCTCCACTTTCCTGCCACGCGTCACGGAGTTCCTCCCGCTCCTCGTTCTTCGcggaaaaacaaatacacacacacacacacacacctcaacaCTCACCGCGGAGGCGAAATTGCTGCCCAGCGCCGGTGCAAAAGCACGTCTGGAAAAGTGAGGCGCCGAAACTGTACCGAGGCCGAGGGGGGAAGATGAACGTGCTGACTGCAGGGCTCCAGCGGACCGTTCGCAGTTGCGACACCGTGGGCTGCTCAATGTCACGATGGTCAATGTCACATGAGCTCCAGACACGCCGCGATCGGACCGCAATAAAGCACACACCGcgcagaaacaacaacaaataaaaacagacacttTCGCTGCTGAGCATGATGCTCTTCCAGTCGGGCGCTGCATTATCTAAGAGCTGAGGAATGTGGACGTGTGCGAGCGCGGAGCCGCGCGCCTTACCTGGCTCAGTGGCTGTGGGGGGAACGGGCTACGCGATGTGTCGCTGCGATCAACGTTCCTGCACAGATTCCATGCGAATCTTCCATCGCATTGTGCCGCCCG encodes the following:
- the foxn3 gene encoding forkhead box protein N3 isoform X1, which gives rise to MLSSESVCFYLLLFLRGVCFIAVRSRRVWSSCDIDHRDIEQPTVSQLRTVRWSPAVSTFIFPPRPRYSFGASLFQTCFCTGAGQQFRLRGVQLFMGPVMPPSKKPEGSGIGVASGLSPLCGARTLSRALQEAEDVDVPLAKPHMEDEELTNLNWLHESKNLLNSFGDQVLRSVSPLQELEDDTPPSPAPSDLPYDAKHNPNCKPPYSFSCLIFMAIEDSPSKRLPVKDIYNWILEHFPYFANAPTGWKNSVRHNLSLNKCFKKVDKDRSQNIGKGSLWCIDPEYRQNLIQALKKTPYHPYSPVLATPPTSPQAYQSMSSPPLWPGSPFFRKNGEVLLPVPQGVIQNGARMVSQGLFPGIRSLPINPIGSRAAVVRSVLSGYRMRGDGDPSCDSPLVSSDPKDDHNYSTMPGGLTPSAGLKEEAPRPDGQTSLLCNDTNSETEEDDKARVKKEATDWPIEGAGLVQHKKRQHWTRLKPRSASDSLPLKKRRTEKPPESDDEEMKEAAGSLLHLAGVRACLNNITNRTAKKDQKESMKT